In Cydia amplana chromosome 13, ilCydAmpl1.1, whole genome shotgun sequence, the genomic stretch aaccacttcgtgtttcggctcgtttgattcgtctcaacaagatctttgacacaagatagtactgagggtctgatgatggagctggaaggttggcaccggtaccaggcAACCACtcaactaaaccacttcatgtttgggctcgttttattcctctcaacgagatctttgacacaagatagaactcagggtctgacgatgaagctggaacgtggtcaacggtaccagtcaaccatgcacctaaactacttcgtgtttgggctcgtttgattcgtctcaacaagatctttgacacaagatagtactgagggtctgatgatggagctggacggtggtcaccagtaccagtcaaccatgcaactaaaccactgtgtgtttgggctcgtttgattcctctcaacgagatctttgacacaagatagtactgagggtctgatgatggagctggaaggtggtcaacggtaccagtcaaccatgcaactaaaccacttcgtgtttcggctcgtttgattcgtctcaacaagatctttgtcacaagataggactcagggtctgatgatggagctggaaggtggtcaccggtaccagtcaaccatgccactaaagcacttcgtgtttcggctcgtttgattcgtctcaacaagatctttgacacaagatagtactgagggtctgatgatggagctggacggtggtcaccagtaccagtcaaccatgcaactaaactacttcgtgtttgggctcgtttgattcctctcaatgagatctttgacacaagatagtactgagggtctgatgatggagctggaaggtggtcactggtaccagtcaatcatgcaactaaaccacttcgtgtttgggctcgtttgatttgtctcaaccagatctttgacacaacatagtactcacagggtctgatgtgcagctggaaggttgtcatcccagacacgaagtggtttagttgcatggttgactggtaccggtgaccaccattcagctccatcatcagaccctgagtatcacctagtgtccaagatcttgttgagacgaatcaaacgagcacaaacacgaagtggtttagttgtatggttgactggtaacggtgaccaccttccagctccatcatcagaccctgagtatcacctagtgtcaaagatcttgttgagacgaatcaaacgagttcaaacacgaagtggtttagttgcatggttgactggtaccggtgaccaccttccagcttcatcatcagaccctgagtcctatcttgtgtcaaagatcttgttgaaatgaataaaacgagcccaaacacgaagtggtttagttgcatggtttactggtaccggtgaccaccttccagctccatcatcagaccctgagtcatatcttgtgtcaaaaatcttgttgaaatgaatcaaacgagcccaaacacgaagtggtttagttgcatggttgaatggtaccggtgaccaccttccagctccatcatcagaccctgagtatcacctagtgccaaagatcttgttgagacgaatcaaacgagctcaaacacgaagtggtttaattgcatagttgactggtaacagtggccaccttccagctccattatcagaccctgagtgtcacctagtgccaaagatcttgttgagacgaatcaaacgagcctaatcatgttactacatggttgattggtatccgtgaccaccttcatcatcagatgcttagtatcagctcgtttctaaacttaagatacaaattaaaggttttattatatagctaaaatagtttcactatacaacctataccatatgcaatgacgaaaaatgaaaataagcgagtacctaagtaagtacgtataatttctttctagtaataatgacctacataagtatgtatatttgcactggatttagtattttcgtaccaaataacatttttaggactttgatattaaagtacagttagtgttgttatgattgatttcaatgtgcttcacgatcggatcaagaatgtttaatccatcattgtagtgcgaacgagggaaaatgcggtggaagggttcggcgacctgagatcgcggggcctgccgcagcgcgtaaaatacctaaactcgctcatccccgaaatgtaatagcactcttaagcGAAATCGCTCGACTTCGGTTGACATGtacactataataataatatatccctGGCTTAAACagcaataatcaaaataattatcaCAGACCAACCAAACATTTAAGCCATCGCTTGAAACAAACAGAAGTCGTCAACATTTTACCCTAGATGTTAATATCAAATAAACAACACGACCACATTACCCATAACTAAATTCCGTCCGAAGCAGGGGTCGTAAATCATTGGCACGTTTCAAATTAATTCACTACAGTACCTGACTAATCCGTGCGCAATCAGCTCGGCTTTTGTGACCGCTGGGGTTAATGAACTCGGGGGTAAATAATTTTGCACAGGTCTTTGGTAAATGGATTGTATTGGAGCAGTAACTAATGTTAGTTAAtactcgagtcctttgagtaTGGCTTTAATGCCCTGGCCGGGCTTCAAACGTGTGACCTCCTGTAGGACTATGGCAGGGTCATATTTAGCAAAGAAAACGGGGTCTAAcgcgatttaattttaaaaacaattttcttgttactagcttttgcttgcgacttcgtctgcgtggaatttgtgacagcagctaaagtacgagtaagtatagcgcctggataatgctaatagcaatcattcaatttaatttaattattatagacAATTCATTAACTCTTTCTATTCTACCCCCCTTTCCACTCCCTTCAGGGATGATTTCcgaaataaaaactatcctatgtccttcccctcAAACTATATCTatgccaaattttaactaaatcgggttaccggtttaagcgtgaagaggtaacagacagacaaacacacTTCCGCATttataatttcatttcatttatttatttcaatataaacTTACAGTGTAGCACCAAAACGTTTACATGAGACTTACGACTATTAGGTTACATTATGAGTTATACCTATATCtaagaaagaaaattaaataaagaaacaatgTCAGCTAAATGATAAAATGAATAATCATTATAGATTAAAAttatagattaaaataaaataattacaacaataaaaaaatgtcaGGTCATTGCCATTAAATAATCAAACTTGAgacacttaaattaaattagaccAATCGAATTACAATaagacaataaaaaataaacaataaaataaattaatcagataaaatactatttaagcTTTGGAGACATTTTCTGCAAAATTCACCAACATGATCAGCGAAAACATCAACATCATGACCCTCAATAGCCATCACATTAAAAAGGGCCAGTGCCCGGGGCGTAGGCGCGTTATCAGCCTGGCGGGTGCGCGCGCGCAGCCACGCGAACAGGCGGTAGCGGCGCCGCGGCGGCAGCGCGTTCACGGCGTCCGACACCGTCCGCTGTACTGGCACATGCAGGCCCATTCGTGCCAGCACGGAAGAATTGTTCACTCTGTTGTGTACAACTCCATGGTAATGTACCAACAAAAGTAGTTTTCGTCTCAGTTCTAGAGAGTGGAGACCTACCATCCCTGAGACAAAACGAGAGGGGTATAGATAGGGGTAATAGCCATAGGACCTGCTGTACAGATATCTTGCGAACTTTTTTTGTAGCTTTTCGATCATGAGAATGTACTTGCACTCGCAGGGATCccacactatcgcaccgaaTTCGAGTTTACTACGGACGTATGCGTTGTACAATATTACCGCTATTCTCACATTTCTAAATTGAGAACTCATCCTAATAATAAACCCTAGGGTTTTAGAAGCACTTTTACATGTGTCAATGATGTGCTGTCGGAAATTAAGACGAGCGTCCATGGTTAACCCCAGATCACGTATTCCACCCACTCGTTCTAACtgaataataatattagtatagGTATGGATTTACTCGTTTGGTTAGATACTGAATCATACACaaacttaaactaaatacatatagaaatatatacctactcaagCAAAAGCAAGTAACTATTTCTACGTCAGTATAAACACTGGTTTTAATAACGGGCTGCCGTAGAACATAAAGATGGCAATTTTTAAAATTCCTACCCGTAAGTCCCAGTTTCTCGAGACGTGTTGCAAGTCTATATAGCTTACTAGAAAACGGGGCATAGTTTCTTGTTCCAACTtctaagggcgtccgctagctggcgcggttgcacaGAGCGGGTGAGCGGGTCGAGGAAAAATAGAATTAGCAACGCTtactggcgcggacgcgtgcgaccgatattacgacagatatgaatATACACAGTGTATATATTAAATCTGTGGATATTACCTACAATGGCACTCGTGTTCGTGCACCCCAAAGAGTATGGTGCACCCGCTCCGTGCACTCGCGCCAGCTAGACGCGCATACTTATGAGTTCTACCATAGAGtagttgttttaatttaataacgcatacctacttaaaacgtATGCGATATGCGTATAGGATTATATCCCCAAAACGCTCTGAATATAAATTCAGGTTATTCCTGCAACCTGTGCCGTAATAAAACGACGTAAGTGCCGCGAAAGTACGCTCTTTTGCgttgtacagtcgctatcagatatatcggagcgggcgAGGTAtgcacaatatctgaacacgcactctaacgccctgacaatagaggcgtgtttagatatttgtgagcgccttagccgctccgatatatctgatggcgactatacatGAAGGCACGGAACCCTCCATTGTGCGTGTAGTGGTCCGAAACGCACTTTaccagtttttatttttccattctaCTGTATTCTTTTATAACTCTTCATTCAAATACCTATATACCCTCAATAACACTTCAATCTTAATTTAAATTCCTCTGAATATTCTCGATTTAAGTGTTTCAGCCAATGGCGTCAATGGCTGAGTAATTACCCAATTACCTAAACTGTTCAAGCACTTAACGTGCCTAGGTTATGATCGATTTATGACCTGGCTTCACAGGTCATTTGCTTCATAGACAGATCATGTTAGGGCAGCTCCCCAACTGACAGCTACAGGCGAATATAAGTATCTTTATTATGATTTCGCACTGAAAAGTAAGTAGATCCATACAAATAAACGTCAAAAATGACATTAATATTGCTGCAGTAACGCTGGTGCAGTCTGAAACCGAACGGTACGTTAAACGGTGAAAGATGCGTGGCGCAGCTAATTTACAAGTAAAATGGTGCCGATATGTGATTGTGTTCGTACAGACAGTGCAGTGTCTATTGTAAGACAGTCAACGCCTAGCTCAAATGCCGTCGCCTCCTAGCGGATACCGTAGTGCATACTAATGCAGGTCGTTGGCACGTCAGGGATAATCAAGCGGTAATTATTGGGAAATCGGGATGCGTATTCGACAACTATAATTCAGAGATCGCGAACTGTTGGTCCGTGGTCTGTTTTAATGATGCGTTCCGTAATTAAGGATGAGGTATGATTTAATTATGATTTGCGGTTGATGCAAGTCattgttttttgtttaggtaataagacttatattgtgtactacttatagtttataattaagtgaataattaataaatagttaatattgtccttcgctgcctgaaacacagggaatcctagttcaggcatttgtaaatcacttgtctttataaattcttagtctttaagagcaaccactgtactatacttttctcaataaattatttgtatttgtttgtatttgtattgttatCCATAACTGAAGCAatataatgttaataaaaaaattactatgGGAATTTCTTACAGAAACTGACCTAGCCCCACAGTAGGTatgctcaataaggcttgtgttgttgatactagacgacgatttatacatataaatgtttttttagcctatctgagtgtcccactgctgggcaaaggcctctctccTTGATTCCCACGACTCCCGATTTGGTGTTTCCTCTGGCCAGTTGTTCAGgtcatcccgccatctccgtttgggccTGGCTCGTCCACATCTCTCTATACCGGCATCCACATATATCTTCTAACAAAATGTGCTACTGTTGTGTCTTGGCAGATTGGAcaaaataacaacaagaaatagcaGATCAGCTGttcaaatatttcaaaaatcaaTGAAAAAAGAGAAAGAAACAGTCTTAGGACCAAAATAAAACGATCGATACCTAGTGTCTATTAGTAGGTACCATTTGTGTCTACAAATGTCTATATTTAATTAACGATTCCAAAGATAGATCAGACGCTAGAAGCAAAAGTTGGTTTCTCTGCGTTTGTCAGACCATTATATTTTGACCCCTGCAATAGTGGTAATTGTTTGAAAGTGGGGACCAAAATCTTAGGTTGACAACACTGCCAACTTTAGTAGCAACGTCTTGACCTCGTTATATTTGGATGAATTTAGGCCCAAGTTAAACAGTGACGATCAAGTAAACGTAtactaacagccatattcgaactttaagatacgtcaaatattagatatcgaaacgataaGTACTCGTAATTCACGCGTGCGTTTCGTTTAAATGAGATaaaacgtttaattatcaaaaatgtaaaattaaaaaaaaaaacagaaatgagcaacaacaaaacatggcgctagtgcagggtaGAGGTATAGACGCGTTGGGTAGGTTTTTCgtttaaattacatcatttagatattacaaattattattttgacatgaaaatgtacctaccttaagTTTGAATTGCCGTCTCTACTGCGTCTAGGCTACGGATGTTACAAAGAGAAATATCTAAGGttattatcaaaaataatcccaTAGGATTCCCTAGTTTACTCATGGAGCGTGTCAAATATTCAGTCAAATCTGCCCTGATCCGGTATAATCCAGTATTCTCGTGTTTCGCTGCTTTCACTCGGATTTACCTAACAATACGGAAATGCAAATGGAATAGAGAACAgaatgtaagtatttttatacctttttgctggtttgtttcaattttttatttCGTTTCAAGCATTTTAAGCTGGTTGAAAGTAGGGGTTTGGGATAGATTAATTggattgtacctacctattttttttcCGCAACGACAGTGTTAAATAGAAACTTTAAAGCTGGCTAACATAGCTCTGTCTGTATGCCCTTTTTGATATTACTATTATGATAATAGCTAATTAACCCTTAAACAGGCATAATACGTTGTTGTGAGAAGTTAAGGTGACGTTTATatgtcaaacaaaaacgtcacttttgtcgcgacgcgttgttttttttacccgGTACTATTTCTTAAAATATTACCGGTAAAAAAGAGTAGCATTGTAATCATCATAAGGCAACCATAAATATACAGATTAGTAGCCATTAGCTTAAGAAGATGACAAAGTCAACCATGTCAAGGAAATGATACTTACGCCtttttcattttatctaaatgatAATGTTAATGGTATTTGGAATAGCCCATGACGCACACTTTATTTGTAGCATTGACAAACATACCCATTCAATAGACGTCctaagttattatttttatgaacaTCGGGGGGGCTGACagttctttctttctttctttcttcttatTTAGTCTCTTttggtttattttaataaaacaaattgattaaatatgttttagatttagatttagatttatttatttcaagatgaaaattacactataaatttgctacattcgtcaaaattatgtttatcttctcatcatgatcgtcaaaaattacattataaatttaaaaataaaaataataagattaagattaattatgtctcccaataaggatcgtcatgtacaaagaaaaacatgtcaaaacaattgaatataaacctagttAACATTAAAGTCGATGTCAACGTAAATAATTTGTAACTgtcattaaaatgtcaaataaagataaaaatatcacaaaagaacaaaatgtcatgttttaaatacaaatcaacaattgaataataaataaaattacatacatcgttacaaattcaattcCATGTACTCATTTATAGAATACAGAGGGTTATCCAACAAAAGGTTTCTCAATTTGCGCTTAAATGTTTCGTCACACGGCTCATTTCTCAGATCGGCAGGAAGGTGCTCGTAGTAAGTCGGGCCGATGACACGTGGGTTCTTTCTTGAAAGTGCCATGCGACGGGGAACTGTTCTCAGACGCCCTGCAGCTCGAAGCAGTTTGCCCGGAAAGTTAATACGCACAAATTGGGATATATTCTGTCTTACATATATCAGTACATCGAACAGGTATTGTGAGTAGTGCGTCATTATACGTTGAGAACCAAAGAGCTCTTTACAAGGGTGCCTGTCTTTTACACCGGCAAGTGTACGTATTGCGCGTTTCTGCATTATTAAAACTCTTTTTGCATCTGTTGAATTGCCCCAGAGCAGTGAGCCGTATGCCATGATAGAGTGGAAATGCGCAAAGTACACCTGCTTTAAGGCTTCTGCTGAGATAAGTGGCTTCAGTTTCCTCAACGCAAACGACGCACCACCCAATCGATCGCACAGGTTGTCTACATGGGGACTTCCAATTTAGAGTGTTGTCAATCATAAACCCTAGGAACTTACTCTTATCGCACATGGGCATCGGAAAATTAGCCATGCACGGTGGCAGTTGAACCTTTCGACCAGAAAACAACATAACATTTGATTTTGAATAATTAAGTAACAGCCCATTTGCTGAGAACCATTCCTCCAATTGGTTGCAAGCAAGTTTTTTCCGTATGATTATTCTTTAAATGGTACATTTCTAAATCCATTAGTGTGCTAAACTTCCAAAATTCTAATATTTACGTGACAGCTAGTCCATATAAAACTTAACTGTCATAAACTGATGATTACGGCTAATACATTGGTATTTGACAAGATATAATATTGTAGATGTTATTATAATTACATCGATATTCTCAGTTAGAAACGGatttaaagtaaatatagttttttaaaCGAATCAATcctaataatatatttactttgACCATGTACCGTAACCGtacccagccctagtagcacggtcgcatttttatcatttatcaccatgcctgtcacgttctaacaagtatctaagtgcgaaagtgacgggcttagtgatagtggataaaaatggaaccgtgctgagcccgcagggtaCTCGCCTATCGGTTATACATGATTCCTTCTGCGTGGTCTAGTCAAATACATGTCTATATGTTAAGGAGATCAAGTTACCCTTGTTTATAAGATGTTGTGAGGCTTTTCCTGTATCAGTAAGTTTTTTGACGTTTGGTGGTAAGgtagctttttttaatttttataaaaatgtactGTTTGTGTGTAAGTTTAGTTTTGATATCAGCAGTGTTGTATACCAACGCTGCTGTTGCGTTGTATAAAGCACAAGAGAAGCCGGCAGAATTTGGTAAGCGAGACTTCTCAGTTACTTTGTTATTTACTATGAAGTAAACCTTAAATACCTATATCTAAAACTTGGgcccctttggcatggtgcAGAGGATGCTGGCTGCATTTCTGATGTATGAGTTAATTTagacacatattattatataatatgtaagcAGAGTATATTCAGCACAAGAGTAAAAACAAGAACAAGAATAGAAAGAATAACAAGCACGTCAATCACATTTTGATATGTCATATGCCGTCGGCCAGGATTACAGTAAGTAGGTTACTATTCTACAGATATGAAACCTCTAACAATTTCCCCGCTGTACCTAATGCGATATTAATACGTTgcgcgaggaagctgccagctcttcagTCACCAGTGGTGTCAACCAGTCTTTTACTAAACTTTTTAAAAAGCTTTAGGGCGTCAACTCCAAGCCAAGAATCTCAACTAagaagtgatgatgatgatgcattCCTGTTTTTTCTTATTCATATACTTCATTACACGACGGAATAGGCCCTATCtacgacggaattagccacattgcaTCAGATCTTAAGGTTTTggcttttgtttttaaatgcaccttaagtattttataatatttgtttcagCAAACCAGGAGGGATGCTACCTAGAACACTTGAATAAAGTGATACCATATGGCGATTACTACCCGGCGAAGTCGTGTTACAAGTACACGTGTGATACGGATAATATTACGCAGACGTTTTCGTAAGTATTGATAGACATAGTGTCACTACACATTAACCTCCTCCTCCTAACAAATATTAAATCCAACATTTCCTAtaatgtaggaaatagagttgattttgcgttgttggtaaattgaacgaaacaaaacaaaagcgactctgttccaattgaataggatttcatttcatcgaactgaagagGTACTACTAGGTAGGACCTTaagccttaggaggttaagaggaaaggggatgaccgcttctccatacaaacgtagttctcATTATTCTTCCTGGATATTAACGTTATAAACATTAACTATAGCTAAGCtctttcgtttgttttattaattattgtagTTAAGAATTAGGAGCTTTATACTTTAATCATTTGTTTTTCGCTTATAACTCGTATTTTTACCAAAAAATTCGAACAAACGGGCATAGCTACGGAtaaaatacatcaaattgtgtaaaaatattttccataaggCCAAGATATCgcacgtgcgatagagatagaaacagGCGGGTCAGTGTACGAAATTATTCGTGCTTAACCCTTCAtatgtctaagcactgatcagtgcgcacgaatttaaatccattgttttaatacaataggtttaaattcgttcaaactgatcagtgcttatacatacgaagggttaacgTCCTTGCTTTAACTTATGATACTAATATCACCGTACACCGTTAATAAATTCATAAATTCATTTAATACTGATAAATATAATAATCTTCTAGCTTTGTCCCGTCATTTTATACTACTGTACAATTTcaacatttttcttttagtttgatataaaatttattaagatacactaaaataaaacattttaattgtaGATGCGGCGTAGTGGAAGTAGACATAAGATGTGCACTCGTCAGTAACGAAGACGCTGACTATCCTGATTGCTGTCCTACTGAGGTGTGCGGGACTATTTCACCAGAATATTTAACTGAGGAAGACAAGACTAAACCAGTGATAGAAGAATCCAGTGAAAAGGGAAGTAAATCAACAGAAGAATCCAGTGGAAAGGGAAATAAATCACCAGAAGAATCCAGTGAAATAGGAACTAAATCACCAGAAGAATTTGAAGAAGGCAGAACTGGATCGCCCGTGTTTGAGGAAAGTGAGAGTGTAGCAACTGATAGCAGTGTAGTGAAATCACTAAATCGTGAAGGATCGGTTAATGAGATTCTGATTGCTGATGAGAATTCGAATTTAGGTGGGTCAGTTGTTACCGTATTATAATAAGTTAGAAATCCTAATTCTAACCgttttttttgttacaaattgttaattttaaaatgtaccaTGAAAAAGCAGTAAATTAGTACGTAATCAtttgaaattaatatttctTTACACCAATAATCATTTTAGGTGGCCAACGTAGAATCAGTTAAGTAGATAGGTAATCATAATCAGTATTAGTTTTAACACCACATTTTTTATAGATCGCTTTAATTTGATTTAAGAAGTATTTATATGGCCCATTGCAAATAAAATTGAACGAAGTCTAGGTAAGAATGATTCACTAgtgtttttatatgtattaaaCTAATTTACCTGTATATAAGCTGAAGTTTTTCTTTCATttcctttaataaaaaaagaacgCTAGGCAATGAAACGTTGCTTTACATTTTTGGGTACGCACCTATTAAGTTATaggtattattaattataatatattaagtaCATTAGCGTTATCACAGGTGAAAAACATATGATGTTTAAACCCATTGTTGACCGTTTAAATAGAGTAAAAaacatgttattttatgttcgtGCTATAAAACATATTAAGTCTTGtatattcatttttattgccGCATCGACTCACAAGGCAGacaacataggtacttattcaatttcaataaatttccaaaataaaaatgcaaaagCTGAGTATCTTTGTGGTTTTGACATGTATTGTGACATGCGTTTTAGCTGCTGCAAGGGTGTATCCCTATGAACCGAAACCGCCTAAATATGGTgagtcttgtttttttttacatatatttcacattttttttcACAGACTGCAAtctaatagtagattgttaatcaAAGGGGGGCACttatttctgccgaggtagtttggcgctcgaacgcGGTGAGatcgccaatagtccgaggctggaTTGATACCTTTCaaccgagttaaacactctatttTTCATTTCGAGTAGGAGGAAAGTAAagggtgttttttttattacgagtAGTATACATTTTcatagtatttcttgagggtactttcaattaacaatttagccaaaagtatcgttatttatggaatggggagttaaaatcagaatggaaattgtataacaaatccatttaaacccaaattaaaattgcttatcgtaataaaaaaaccgtACTTACTTCGAACGTAAAATGCCTTAgcgcagaaacgtatcattttctgcacaccttttagaataacaatgaccctctttcatagcatgagaaatgaataaTAGTTAGTTGGCTTACTTATTACGTTACATGTTTGCAGCTTGCCGCGTGGGGTGCTATTTAAGCGAGTTGGACCTAGTGTTACCGTACGAGAAACCATATTATCCAAAGGGTAAATGCGAGGTGTTTAATTGTCAACGAAACAATCAAACGTTTTGGTATTCGTGAGTATCGTCTTCTTTACTGacttgtaaatattataataagccAAAAAAAACTTAAACGTAGTGACATGTACTGTTTAGATATTAACTGAAGTTTAGAGAGTGCCTATAAGATATTTACCCGTATGGGAGCTgcataaattgaattgaacttgattgattttattttatttgttttattatgaaGTGCAAAACTGCACCGATAAAACAGTCAgctattttgaaatatttattaagtataatattgtatatgtatatatatggaGCCACGACGCCACACCTGCTAATAGTAGTAATACTACCTACCAGTTTAAAAGGATCATGGCAAAACTGGCAAGGTAAAACAGGTCACGATGTGCCATGTTAGGTACCTTGTGAGAGTTGTGAGTGGGATGG encodes the following:
- the LOC134653653 gene encoding uncharacterized protein LOC134653653, whose translation is MYCLCVSLVLISAVLYTNAAVALYKAQEKPAEFANQEGCYLEHLNKVIPYGDYYPAKSCYKYTCDTDNITQTFSCGVVEVDIRCALVSNEDADYPDCCPTEVCGTISPEYLTEEDKTKPVIEESSEKGSKSTEESSGKGNKSPEESSEIGTKSPEEFEEGRTGSPVFEESESVATDSSVVKSLNREGSVNEILIADENSNLGGCGVIAVLPGSRIVEDRYKHYPDCCGKAVCDTTTTPPSTATTCGDSATTEAPGTTEA